A single region of the Serinus canaria isolate serCan28SL12 chromosome 1, serCan2020, whole genome shotgun sequence genome encodes:
- the RGPD4 gene encoding ranBP2-like and GRIP domain-containing protein 4 isoform X4 → MMRRTKPEVERYVASLQAAAPSPREKSMKGFLFAKLYFEIKEYELAKRYISTYLNVQERDPKAHRFLGQIYEAEDNIEKAFGCYKRSVELNPTQKDLVLKIAELLCNNDITDGRAKYWVDRAAKLFPGSPAIYRLKEQLLDCKGEDGWNQLFDLIQAELYARPDDVYINIRLVALYRSNNRLKDAVLHCQEAEKRIPLQSSLEWCSCVVETFEEYLESLQDLEYDKNNWRTIKKDHLLAYSSFVKLTLSSRDVQECREALESFDRALQSVKPYVSAADELSRTYVEMKGQLYMHAGALLLKMAQDNETQWRAMCELAALCYLLSFQVPKPKSKLIKGDQTGQDMLEMLACDRKSQSGHMLLNLSHGKQDFFKEIVESFANKSGSFALFDSLFESGASRERSFIGTDDIGNVSTQAPVQIELHKYDIGAIRLHNGSLQHLVWLGLQWNSMSVLPPMRKWLKQLFHLPQETSRLETDAPESICLLDLEVFLLGVIFTSNLQLQEKFNSHYSAHQPQFLPLPICKLLYTEKQRSWWDAVRTLLQRKSVPGTAAKLRLIVQHGISTLRSLDKHGLQPALIIHWAKSLQKTGINLNSFYDQKEYIGRSVYYWKKILPMLETVKKKRSISEPTDPLFKHFHSVDIQVFQVAAYEEEAQIAFAMLDAVDGKTDDALIAFEAIENVVSYWNLAMIFQRKAEEIENDVMLPEEHEEHKTYLLKAKYYLMKILAESSSDMSVAEKLPVSLETVREVLDTVIQELGENCEEGSLAFRNGLSRTVDSAMKHSTPSPTKFSFSPTKTYKFSPKTPPQWAEDHKSILQMICQQVEALKNEMQEMKLNNSNTNASHRWPAENYGTDAIPDSYQRAQNLHEAPLTVATTGPSVFYSQSPAYNSQYLLGTAATNVTPAKPPVYGMNRLTPQPHIYSYQPPPMHTPPLQNTSGCMFSQEMYGPPLRFDSPGTTLISPRTADDYYNYSVPQASTNPTLPKPGYFTNRSVTPPTLKPAEPKAMPKFGQPGTAEGSKPPLSTPAQPSQPTTFKFKPNFKSNDGDFTFSSPPQVAPQPLNAPFNSRESLLDLLTSDKPLQDDRYIDQKPVSDPTNSSRNIFNFSNKHIPGISLRENTGQNVQKNVGFEKSDTFSIQEPSKPVFMASNSDLANRSHETEGGSTHGGDEDDDGPHFDPVVPLPDKIEVKTGEEDEEEFFCNRAKLFRFDAESKEWKERGIGNVKILKHKVSGKFRLLMRRDQVLKICANHYINTDMKLTPNAASDKSFVWHALDYADELPKPEQLAIRFKTPEEAMLFKKKFEEAQNILKSLGSNADTSVAQSSGTAKETANQDIKEPNRTTSGTMNLGFQFLKDGTSSEPDSKGTHTATSTASSTTISFGKDAQQAGSSGGFGQHLLKKDQWECKVCLVPNEATAKNCITCQSPNPAMWETHGTPMTGYASLKPSGNTMQDKFGSPFAKKEGQWDCSVCPTRNEAEDVNCCSCQSPKPQDQPNTSTPSVQASAAVGLGSIADTSKPQKNGFEGLFAKKEGQWDCSVCLVRNEGSSPACVACQTPNPSAKPAGGTLPTPAFGLKSKLPELDGGQLGSGFKFGLEQGKTPSFTFQISSDTEAKSAKEGFSFSMQMPAGGFKFGIQESSKFGIQESSKNTTKKDEPSKEHTTGFLKSVDEKDKKELPSDSGVGFQFQETADKEKIDFVFGQNSSTSTFAELAKSTPREGFQFGKKDPNFKSFSGAGEKLFSSQNSKTDQKANTSADLGEKDDDVYKTEDSDDIHFEPIVQMPEKVEPFTGEEDEKVLYSQRVKLFRFDPETSQWKERGVGILKILKNEVNGKVRILMRREQVLKVCANHWITTTMNLKQLSGSDKAWMWMANDFSDGDAKLEHLAAKFKTPEQAEEFKQKFEECQRLLLDIPLQTPHKLVDTGRTAQLIQRAEEMKCGLKDLKTFLTDDKTKLSEEESVNPVCTSSTSDLVIKPHAESTGPTLEWDNYDLREEALDDSVSSSVYASPLASSPVRKNLFRFGESTTGFSFSFKSALSPSKSPAKQNQSRTSVGTDEDSDVTQEEERDGQYFEPVVPLPDLVEVTSGEENEQVVFSHRAKLYRYDKDANQWKERGIGDIKILQNYDNKQVRIVMRRDQVLKLCANHRITPDMNMQQMKGSDRAWVWTACDFADGERKVELLAVRFKLQDVADSFKQIFDEAKHAQERETLITPLSSRANTPKESPCGKNAVAVLEETTRERTDVSHGDDTSDATVEAAEVLSTSETPTKTVVSPPKFVFGSESVKSIFSNEKSKTFTFGNTSATGSLFGFSFNPPRKSEGHIPASQNTAQKEPEVSEPPKISSATQKPVGSKADNLPASTQDGPSNFSFRILEKGSFLQF, encoded by the exons ATGATGAGGCGGACGAAGCCCGAGGTGGAGCGCTACGTCGCCTCCTTGCAGGCCGCGGCGCCGTCCCCCAGAGAG aaatCGATGAAAGGATTCCTCTTTGCTAAgctgtattttgaaattaaagaatATGAACTTGCTAAAAG ATACATATCTACATACCTCAATGTTCAAGAGAGAGATCCCAAAGCACACAGATTTCTTGGACAAATTTATGAAGCTGAGGATAACATAGAAAAAGCTTTTGGGTGTTATAAG cGTTCTGTGGAGTTGAACCCAACACAGAAAGATCTTGTATTGAAGATTGCAGAGTTACTATGCAATAATGACATTACTGATGGAAGAGCAAAATATTGGGTTGACAGAGCTGCTAAGCTCTTTCCTGGGAGCCCTGCTATTTACAGGTTGAAG GAGCAGTTACTGGATTGTAAAGGTGAAGATGGGTGGAATCAGCTTTTTGACTTGATTCAAGCAGAACTTTATGCAAGACCAGATGATGTCTACATAAACATCAGATTAGTTGCGCTCTATCGTTCAAATAACAGATTAAAGGATGCTGTGCTCCACTGTcaggaggcagagaagagaaTACCTTTGCAGTCAAGCTTGGAATGGTGTTCCTGTGTTGTAGAGACATTTGAG GAATATCTGGAATCTTTACAAGACTTGGAGTATGATAAAAATAACTGGAGAACAATCAAGAAAGATCATCTGCTGGCCTATTCCAGCTTTGTCAAACTGACACTTTCTTCTAGAGATGTTCAGGAATGCAGAGAGGCACTTGAAAG TTTTGATCGTGCACTTCAGTCAGTAAAACCATATGTGAGTGCGGCTGATGAGTTGTCTCGTACCTATGTGGAAATGAAAGGACAGCTGTATATGCATGCTGgagctttgctgctgaaaatggCCCAAGACAATGAGACACAGTGGAGAGCTATGTGTGAACTAGCAGCATTGTGCTATCTCCTGAGTTTTCAG GTTCCTAAACCAAAATCAAAACTCATAAAGGGGGATCAAACCGGACAAGATATGCTAGAAATGTTGGCCTGTGATCGAAAAAGCCAGTctg GTCATATGCTGCTGAACTTGAGTCATGGCAAGCAAGACTTCTTTAAAGAGATTGTGGAATCATTTGCAAACAAGAGCGGCTCATTTGCATTGTTTGACAGCCTGTTTGAGAGTGGAGCTTCTAGAGAGAGGTCTTTTATTGGCACAGATGATATTGGAAATGTCAGTACACAAGCACCAGTGCAAATAGAACTTCACAAATATGATATTG GTGCCATTCGATTGCACAATGGCAGTCTCCAGCACCTCGTGTGGCTTGGCTTGCAGTGGAACTCTATGTCAGTCTTACCCCCCATGCGCAAATGGTTAAAACAGCTTTTTCACTTGCCCCAAGAAACATCAAGACTTGAGACAGATGCTCCTGAATCTATTTGCCTGTTAGACCTTGAA gtaTTCCTACTTGGGGTGATATTCACTAGCAACTTACAACTGCAAGAGAAGTTTAATTCTCACTACAGTGCACATCAGCCTCAATTTTTACCATTGCCAATATGCAAACTACTCTATACTGAAAAGCAAAGATCCTGGTGGGATGCTGTTCGTACTCTTCTTCAGAGAAAATCTGT accaggcacagcagcaaagctgaggCTTATTGTACAGCATGGCATAAGTACTCTGCGATCACTGGACAAACATGGTCTTCAACCTGCATTAATCATACACTGGGCAAAAAGCTTGCAGAAAACA GGAATTAACCTTAACTCCTTCTATGACCAGAAGGAATATATTGGACGAAGTGTCTACTACTGGAAGAAAATTCTGCCTATGCTGGAAACTGTCAAAAAGAAGAGGAGTATTTCTGAACCTACTGATCCTCTCTTCAAACACTTCCATAGCGTAGACATTCAG GTCTTTCAGGTTGCAGCATATGAAGAAGAGGCACAGATAGCATTTGCTATGTTGGATGCAGTTGATGGCAAAACTGATGATGCTTTAATAGCATTTGAAGCTATTGAGAATGTGGTGTCATACTGGAATCTTGCTATG attttccaaagaaaagctgaagaaattgAAAATGATGTCATGCTGCCAGAAGAACATGAGGAGCATAAAACTTACCTTCTTAAAGCCAAGTATTATCTAATGAAAATTCTTGCGGAAAGCTCCTCAGATATGTCAGTTGCGGAGAAA TTGCCAGTGTCTCTTGAAACTGTGAGAGAAGTGTTAGATACAGTGATCCAGGAACTTGGTGAGAACTGTGAAGAGGGAAGTCTTGCCTTCAGAAACGGTCTGTCACGAACTGTAGATTCAGCAATGAAACATTCCACACCGTCACCAACCAAGTTCTCTTTTTCGCCAACTAAGACTTATAAG TTCTCTCCAAAAACTCCCCCTCAGTGGGCAGAAGACCATAAATCTATACTTCAAATGATTTGTCAGCAAGTGGAAGCTTTAAAG AATGAAATGCAAGAAATGAAACTGAATAATTCCAACACAAATGCTTCTCATCGGTGGCCTGCTGAAAACTACGGAACTGATGCAATACCAGACAGTTATCAGAGAGCACAAAATCTTCATGAAGCCCCTTTAACAG TTGCTACCACTGGCCCATCTGTGTTCTACAGCCAGTCACCTGCCTATAACTCTCAGTATCTTCTGGGAACTGCTGCAACCAATGTAACACCAGCAAAG cCTCCTGTCTATGGCATGAACCGACTTACACCTCAGCCACATATATATTCCTATCAGCCACCACCCATGCATACACCACCTCTGCAAAACACTTCTGGTTGTATGTTTTCCCAAGAAATGTATGGCCCACCTCTGCGTTTTGATTCTCCTGGTACTACACTCATTTCCCCTCGTACAGCTGATGACTATTACAACTACAGTGTTCCACAGGCAAGCACCAACCCAACACTGCCTAAACCAGGGTATTTCACAAACCGTTCAGTCACGCCACCCACCTTAAAACCTGCAGAACCAAAAGCAATGCCTAAATTTGGACAGCCGGGAACAGCAGAAGGATCAAAACCACCTCTGtcaacaccagcacagccaagtCAGCCGACAACTTTTAAGTTTAAACCTAACTTCAAGTCTAATGATGGGGActtcactttttcttctccccctcAAGTTGCACCACAGCCCCTTAATGCACCTTTTAATAGTAGAGAAAGTCTCTTGGATCTTCTAACATCTGACAAACCGTTACAGGATGATAGATACATTGATCAAAAGCCAGTTAGCGATCCCACAAACAGTTCAAGAAATATCTTCAATTTTAGCAATAAACATATTCCAGGCATCTCTCTTCGAGAAAACACGGGacaaaatgtacagaaaaatgTGGGTTTTGAGAAGAGTGATACATTTAGCATTCAAGAACCAAGTAAGCCTGTATTTATGGCTTCAAATTCAGATTTGGCCAATAGAAGTCACGAAACAGAAGGAGGAAGCACCCATGGTGGagatgaggatgatgatggtCCTCATTTTGATCCTGTGGTGCCACTTCCTGATAAGATTGAAGTAAAGACAGgtgaggaagatgaagaagaattcttctgCAACAGAGCCAAGCTCTTTCGTTTTGATGCAGAATCTaaagaatggaaagaaagaggTATCGGAAATGTGAAAATACTGAAACATAAAGTATCTGGCAAATTTCGTCTCTTAATGAGACGGGACCAAGTGCTGAAAATTTGTGCAAATCACTACATAAATACTGATATGAAATTAACTCCAAATGCTGCATCAGATAAGTCATTTGTATGGCATGCTTTAGACTACGCAGATGAATTGCCAAAACCTGAACAGCTTGCGATTAGATTTAAAACACCTGAAGAAGcaatgcttttcaaaaaaaagtTTGAGGAGGcgcagaatattttaaaatccttggGATCAAATGCTGACACgtctgtggctcagagcagtgggactgcaaaagaaacagcaaatcAGGACATCAAGGAGCCCAACAGAACCACTTCGGGGACCATGAACTTGGGCTTTCAGTTTCTAAAAGATGGAACAAGCAGTGAACCTGACAGCAAAGGCACCCATACAGCTACATCCACTGCATCTAGCACTACCATTTCATTTGGGAAGGATGCTCAGCAAGCCGGTTCTTCTGGTGGGTTTGGGCAGCATCTCTTGAAGAAAGACCAATGGGAGTGTAAAGTATGTTTAGTTCCAAATGAAGCAACTGCAAAGAATTGTATAACATGTCAAAGTCCAAATCCAGCCATGTGGGAAACACATGGCACCCCAATGACTGGCTATGCAAGTTTGAAGCCAAGTGGTAACACAATGCAGGACAAGTTTGGATCTCCTTTTGCTAAAAAGGAAGGTCAGTGGGACTGCTCTGTATGCCCAACCCGAAATGAAGCAGAAGATGTGAACTGCTGTTCCTGTCAGAGTCCAAAACCTCAAGATCAACCAAATACATCCACGCCTTCTGTTCAggcatctgctgctgtggggcttgGTTCCATTGCTGATACAAGTAAGCCACAGAAAAATGGGTTTGAAGGGCTTTTTGCTAAAAAGGAAGGTCAGTGGGATTGCAGTGTTTGTCTTGTGAGGAATGAAGGTTCTTCGCCAGCCTGCGTAGCCTGTCAAACGCCAAATCCGTCTGCTAAGCCAGCTGGTGGTACTTTGCCAACTCCTGCTTTTGGCTTGAAAAGTAAATTGCCTGAACTTGATGGAGGACAGTTAGGATCAGGCTTTAAGTTTGGTCTTGAGCAAGGCAAGACACCATCATTTACATTTCAGATTTCTTCTGATACTGAAGCTAAGTCTGCAAAGGAAGGATTTAGCTTTTCAATGCAAATGCCTGCAGGTGGATTTAAATTTGGAATACAGGAGTCTAGTAAATTTGGGATACAGGAGTCTAGTAAAAATACCACTAAGAAAGATGAGCCATCCAAAGAGCATACAACTGGTTTCTTAAAAAGTGTtgatgaaaaagacaaaaaggaattGCCTTCAGACAGTGGAGTTGGATTCCAATTTCAAGAAACAGCAGACAAGGAGAAAATTGACTTTGTTTTTGGGCAAAATAGCAGCACTTCTACTTTTGCTGAGCTTGCAAAAAGTACTCCTAGGGAAGGTTTTCAATTTGGCAAAAAGGATCCTAACTTCAAAAGCTTTTCAGGTGCAGGTGAAAAGttgttttcttcacaaaattCTAAAACAGATCAGAAAGCAAACACATCTGCTGACCTTGGTGAGAAGGATGATGATGTGTATAAGACAGAGGACAGTGATGATATCCATTTTGAACCTATAGTTCAGATGCCTGAAAAAGTAGAACCATTTACAGGAGAGGAAGATGAGAAAGTGTTATACTCCCAGAGAGTAAAGCTGTTCAGGTTTGATCCAGAAACAAGCCAGTGGAAGGAACGTGGGGTGGGCATTCTGAAGATTCTTAAAAACGAAGTTAATGGCAAAGTAAGAATATTGATGCGGCGTGAGCAAGTACTGAAGGTGTGTGCAAATCACTGGATAACGACAACAATGAACCTGAAGCAGCTGTCTGGCTCAGACAAAGCATGGATGTGGATGGCCAATGACTTTTCTGATGGTGATGCAAAGTTGGAGCATCTGGCCGCAAAATTCAAGACACCAGAGCAGGCTGAGGAGTTCAAACAGAAGTTTGAAGAATGTCAGAGGCTACTACTAGATATACCACTGCAGACACCCCATAAACTTGTTGATACAGGTAGGACAGCTCAGCTTATacagagagcagaagaaatGAAGTGTGGCTTAAAAGATCTCAAAACTTTTCTGACAGATGACAAAACGAAACTGTCAGAAGAGGAAAGTGTAAACCCTGTTTGTACCAGCAGTACTTCTGATTTGGTTATAAAGCCACATGCTGAAAGTACAGGCCCTACTCTGGAGTGGGATAACTATGACTTACGTGAAGAAGCATTAGATGATAGTGTAAGTAGTTCTGTATATGCATCACCTCTTGCAAGTAGCCCTGtaaggaaaaatctgtttagATTTGGAGAGTCTACCACTGGTTTTAGTTTCAGCTTTAAATCTGCTTTGAGCCCATCCAAATCTCCTGCCAAACAGAATCAGAGTAGAACATCAGTAGGCACAGATGAAGATTCTGATGTTACtcaagaagaggaaagagatgGACAGTACTTTGAACCTGTGGTACCTCTGCCTGATCTTGTGGAAGTTACCAGTGGTGAGGAAAATGAGCAGGTTGTCTTCAGTCATAGAGCCAAACTCTACAGATATGACAAAGATGCAAATCaatggaaagagagagggatTGGGGATATCAAGATATTGCAGAACTATGACAACAAACAAGTTCGTATAGTAATGAGAAGGGACCAGGTACTAAAACTCTGTGCCAATCACAGGATAACACCAgatatgaatatgcaacaaaTGAAAGGATCTGATAGAGCCTGGGTATGGACTGCATGTGATTTTGCagatggggaaagaaaagtggAACTTCTGGCTGTGCGATTCAAGCTGCAAGATGTTGCAGATTCATTTAAGCAAATTTTTGATGAAGCGAAGCATGCCCAAGAGAGAGAGACACTGATAACACCTCTTTCTTCTCGTGCCAATACACCAAAGGAATCTCCATGTGGTAAAAATGCTGTAGCTGTGCTAGAAGAAACAACCAGAGAAAGAACTGATGTGAGCCATGGTGATGATACTTCTGATGCAACTGTAGAGGCTGCAGAAGTGTTAAGTACTTCTGAAACACCAACAAAAACAGTGGTTTCTCCTCCAAAGTTTGTATTTGGATCTGAATCCGTGAAGAGTATTTTCAGTAATGAAAAGTCAAAGACATTCACATTTGGAAATACTTCAGCCACTGGTTCTCTCTTTGGCTTCAGTTTTAATCCCCCAAGAAAGAGTGAAGGCCATATTCCAGCATCTcagaacacagcacagaaggAGCCAGAAGTCTCTGAACCACCAAAAATCTCAAGTGCTACTCAGAAGCCTGTAGGCAGCAAGGCAGACAACTTGCCAGCTTCAACACAAGATGGACCGTCTAACTTCTCATTTAGAATTCTGGAAAAAG GTAGTTTCTTACAGTTTTGA